The genomic DNA atatctatatatataataaatttgaaatgcaaaataaaaataaaataataataaatgagtttgaatagtaaactaggttcgtttgagaataaatgaacaaactaggttagtttgggaaagtgaacgccaaacaatgttagtttgggaaactgtTCCTTGTTTgtatttgggttttcaaaataacccaaccAAATCAATTGTCATTTCACTCCCCTTCTCATCCTTCAAATCAATCGagtcattaaccaaaatactaaaatatcctctattttaaattataattatttattttatttatatatatcaataccatttaagtctttttaccaaaaaaacataattatttcctcaaaattatctcaaattattatcaataatcatttttctctctttccaggttatttaaataaccttgaCCGAACAAgcccttatttatttaatttagatgtCTTCctttaatgaagaaaaaagaaatgagTTGTATAATGAAACTATAACAAAATTAAGAATACGAAATTGGTCACATTTGCAAGAGAgaagaataaatttaattttaatttttctaaaaaatggtCATGTTTCTGTTCGAGAagagagaatgaaaaaaaaaatcaagaaaaatggttatgtttgggaggatagaaaattttatttttattttttcgagAAAATGATCATGTTTGAGATCCCAAACATGGCCATTTGCAGGagagataatttttatttattttttaaatttttttcggAAAAATAACAATGTTCGGAAGATTTTTGTCTCGAATATAGCCATGTTcgggaatttttatttatttctctcatgCATAAGTGATAGAGCACTTCAGATTCGTGGTCTTACATTCGTTCCTAAATTCGATGCCTCTAtcaaggttttaaaaaaatatttagatgggtgtttaaactatttttatcatttttaatatacatcattttttttttaaaataaatagaataatattaactaaaacaaaaaaagatTTTCTATGTGAGAttgaaaatttagaatttttatattttaaatctactcaacttcattttttttcatatttttctagTCTCTatcaattttttgtttgaataatttcAGTCAAAAATAATACGCGCTTACATCCAAGTCAACCTGCAAAGACTTAGAAAATGAAAGCACTGAAATCTAACATCACGAAAACAAATAAGCATATTggtcaaaattttgatattgctttgaattttttatctcaaaatcaaaatattaagtCAACTAAATAAAATACTCAAGAGTTTGTgagatatttgttttttaatttaatcatgattaaatattaatatataaattatattattcaatttattaaataaaattttaaaatattttttatttataaaaaataaaaattattatattatcatatattaataaattttaaatttatttttcaaaaaaaaatcaatttttaaaaattattatcaatcaaTATAAtgcttagaattttttttatcaagaaataaaataattggtaGTTTCATCCAtgaaatttttgtaaaattttaaattgtttcttaatttttttatgataataaataaatttaaaatatattttttactaactatataaattaacatgtattttttaaataatttatttaaatattttttactattccttttattcaataataataaatttaattatattattttaaattagtataattatttttattaaataataatattataaatatttattaactatttaacaagtataaaaaataatgctaaataaattaattttatattaaattaactttttttttattattttttaatatatttaaaaagattaatattttcgattatattttaaattaattatttaataaataatttatcaaatataatatatacttaatatatgtattaattagTTGAAACTTGGAAGGAGAGTAGCCTCTAAAGTCTGGGTGGGAGAATAAGAAGTCAAGAACTATTAAACCGCGTATGAACCCACAAATTTAAGTCTTTGTCAGTGTCAGCCAGATTTTTGCACTGCCCTAATTTAacttctttttatataaaatatttgtctaAATCTCACCTTAAATAACTGtgtaattaaatcattttaaaataagttttttttttactaaagatgaaaatgagaaaaaaagaacaagagaaaggttagacactttattttttattttttattttggcttatataaGATTTATTCTTGTACAACTCAGCTCAAACGGTGAGAAGAAGTGATTATGGTTCACTTGTCAGGAACCAACGTTTGTAAAAGTGACTATAGTTCACACGTCAGGACCCATGCCGACACTACTCAGCCTAAATGGTTAGAAGTAGTGAATATAATTTACACGACAAGACAAGAACCATTCCGGCACAACACAACCCAAACAATAAGAATAAGTGACTATAATCATTTCTAAAATCACAAAAATGGTATAAACTCAAGACTATGTCATAcctctattatatattttttagtaaaaCATCTCAAACTCCttttataacaataaattaatataaaaaaatctcaaacatttgtttattaattttttaactccACCAATTTTATTTTGCCAAAtgaattctttatatttttcttcataattgATCAAAACTATATGCAGTATTGATATATCATGAGTACAAACAAATATGCTTTTAATACAAGACATAATTTAACATTGTTTTTATCAATAAAACAAGTAATTAAGATAGACTATCTTGGATACATCTCTGTAATTGAGTCATTGCCATTTGAATATTGTTCAGAACTATTATTAGTTCTAATTGATCTGATCAGCCCAGACTCTTCAGACTCTTGGAGAGGTAACATGTTGGTGGTGTTGGCTATTCTAGATAGAAAAAATGCAGGTTCTGATGGTACTGGCAATGTAAGTGAAAAACTATTAAACATAAGCACCACCGAAGCCATCGTGGGTCTGTCCGATGCATTGTCTTGGGTGCACAAAAGACCGATATGAATACATCGGATCATCTCGCGAACCGATCCTCCTGCATCTCTTAAGATTGGATCTATCATTTCTGAACCCCTCCCTTCCCTCCAACATTTCCATGCCTACCAGAAAAAAGAGATAATTAATATCCAAATTGAAACCTttccaaaatataataataataataataataattactcaCAAAGCTCAAAATGTCTTCTCCATTgttgaatgaattattattctTCTGACCGCTTATGATCTCGAGCACTAATATTCCAAAACTGAAAACGTCGGACTTAACAGAGAATTGTCCATACATTATATACTCCGGAGCCATATATCCACTGCAACAACAATTCAATTTGTGTTTAACACATAGATCTTTATATGTAAATTAAAGTTCTTAATTAATCCTCTTTTTAGTTTACTTACTAGGTTCCAACGACTTTGCTTGTATTTCCTTGAGTCTCGTCCATTACGGACAACCTAGCCATTCCGAAATCAGAGATCTTAGGATTCATCTCAACATCTAAAAGGATGTTGCTAGCTTTCATGTCTCTGTGGATAATTCGTACCCTTGAATCTTCGTGCAGATACAAGAGCCCGCGAGCAATGCCTCCTATGATTTTGAATCGTCTTTGCCAATCCAATTGTGTTCGTTTCACACTATCTATAGATTAGCAAAATTATAGTAGGTCAATATCGAATGATCAATTACAACTGATCATTAATAATGGATTATCATATATTGTGAGTACCAAATAAGAAGCGGTCGAGGCTGGAGTTGGCAAGAAACTCGTAGACTAGAAGCCTTTCGGTTCCATCTATACAAAACCCGAGAATTCTAACCAAATTCCTATGTTGTAGTTTGGCAACCAACAAGACCTCGTTTTTGAATTCTTGGTCGCCTTGTCCATGCTCCCTAGATAGTCTTTTGACAGCAATCTCTTGCCCATTTGAAAACTCACCCTTGTAAACAACACCAAAACCACCTTGTCCGAGCCTATTGTCATTGGAGAAATCATTCGTTGCTTCTTTTATTGTGTTGAAGTCATATTGAACGATTTCAGTTGAGCTTATATCATTCATGGCTTAATTGATCAACAAAATCAGGTTATAAATTAGCTAGCTAGCCAagaagtaaaattttaattcttcaaCAAAATAAGTTCATATGTTCTGTCTTGTCTTACATGAGTCAAGTCTCTCGATTGGCTTGGCAGGGATGAtcgggttcttcttcttcttcttcttatgtTTTTTGGATCTTGTTGAGACGATGATAAAGCAAAGAGAAAAGATCAACATGAATCCCACCACGCTTGAAATAGAAATAGCAACAATTGTGACAGTGTGATTACTATTGCCATTGCTGTTTCCTGTTCCACGCACAACAAcattctattaattattacagCTATTTGTAGAGACAGATTTGCTTATGGTGTAcctgtggggggaggaggtgatTCCGCCGCCGGTGAGGGTGGTGGTGGGAATCCAGGAGATAAAGCCTGAACCCCGGTCTGATTATAAAATACATAGGTCTCGAACCGAAAATTACAACTCCAGGTAATAACTCTACCCCCTTTCTTCCCGTCACAGCATCTGGGAATCTGAGCGATTGCGTCGAGCAAGCAATTATTGCATTGTTCCTCCGTCAAATCAGGTGTGCACTGGACCAGAGCGGAAATGGTCTGAAAGTCTGGTATCATCTTATCCGCTGCGGCGAACTTGAGACGCGAGCCACCCATTGCCGCCTTGGTCCTCAGATCTATCATCAACGCACTCAAGTCTTGGTTGAACTGGGTTGCGTTGGTGGAGTTGAAAGGGTTCCACATGTAATAAGTATTGCTTGTTGAAACAGAACCGGTTAAAGAGCGGTTCGAGTAACGAAGCATACAGTATTCGTAAAAACCGGAGGCCTCTTTGTAGCCTGGGCAGGCTGCCGTAAGTTTATAAACGGTGTCGTTAACGCATTTCCTGCAGGTGTCGTGATCGACGTCTCCGCGGCAGAGGACGAGGGCGTAGGCTTGGTCGGAATCGCTTCCGGCGGTGGAAGTGGTGAATCCAAATGGGTCGACGGCGGAGGGGAGAGAGGATAGGAGATTTTTCAAGTTTGTTTGGTACGCGCTACCGTTTGTGTAGTTTCCATTGTTGATGCATACTGGGTGTTCTAGCAGTGCATGTGCAGTGCCcaaactcatcatcatcatcattaatgCCAAGAGAAAACGAGACACAGGTGTGAACACGTTTCGCCCAGACTCCATCTCcatcctccttcttcttcttgtttttccTCGTCTTCTTCATGAAAATAAGTTGTCCATATAATGAGTTCTACCTTTTCCTATGTCAGCTTCTAGATAAACTCCTTGACCGGTTAACTGActattcttttcaaaattatatttcattaataaacattattatattacaattttatttttctaaagtcATTAAATCATCAACTTATTCTACATAAATTGATTGTACTTCAGTCAAATgaaggaaaaaaagaaaaggttGAAGTTGGTTATGTTCATTGTTGTTCAATAAAAGTTGTTTAaagctatttttttttagttcggAGAATAATAGGAAGATCCTAATACGATAcacatgaataaaaatatattgttagaa from Impatiens glandulifera chromosome 9, dImpGla2.1, whole genome shotgun sequence includes the following:
- the LOC124914122 gene encoding cysteine-rich receptor-like protein kinase 25 codes for the protein MEMESGRNVFTPVSRFLLALMMMMMSLGTAHALLEHPVCINNGNYTNGSAYQTNLKNLLSSLPSAVDPFGFTTSTAGSDSDQAYALVLCRGDVDHDTCRKCVNDTVYKLTAACPGYKEASGFYEYCMLRYSNRSLTGSVSTSNTYYMWNPFNSTNATQFNQDLSALMIDLRTKAAMGGSRLKFAAADKMIPDFQTISALVQCTPDLTEEQCNNCLLDAIAQIPRCCDGKKGGRVITWSCNFRFETYVFYNQTGVQALSPGFPPPPSPAAESPPPPTGNSNGNSNHTVTIVAISISSVVGFMLIFSLCFIIVSTRSKKHKKKKKKNPIIPAKPIERLDSSMNDISSTEIVQYDFNTIKEATNDFSNDNRLGQGGFGVVYKGEFSNGQEIAVKRLSREHGQGDQEFKNEVLLVAKLQHRNLVRILGFCIDGTERLLVYEFLANSSLDRFLFDSVKRTQLDWQRRFKIIGGIARGLLYLHEDSRVRIIHRDMKASNILLDVEMNPKISDFGMARLSVMDETQGNTSKVVGTYGYMAPEYIMYGQFSVKSDVFSFGILVLEIISGQKNNNSFNNGEDILSFAWKCWREGRGSEMIDPILRDAGGSVREMIRCIHIGLLCTQDNASDRPTMASVVLMFNSFSLTLPVPSEPAFFLSRIANTTNMLPLQESEESGLIRSIRTNNSSEQYSNGNDSITEMYPR